The Phaseolus vulgaris cultivar G19833 unplaced genomic scaffold, P. vulgaris v2.0 scaffold_30, whole genome shotgun sequence genome window below encodes:
- the LOC137817339 gene encoding large ribosomal subunit protein eL37x-like yields MGKGTGSFGKRRNKTHTLCVRCGRRSFHLQKSRCSACAFPAARTRKYNWSVKAIRRKTTGTGRMRYLRHVPRRFKSGFREGTEAAPRKRGAAANA; encoded by the exons ATG GGGAAGGGAACAGGGAGTTTCGGTAAGAGGAGAAACAAGACCCACACCCTCTGCGTGAGATGTGGCCGTCGCAGCTTCCACCTCCAGAAGAGTCGGTGTTCGGCGTGTGCTTTCCCAGCAGCGCGCACTAGAAAAT ATAACTGGAGCGTGAAGGCCATTAGGAGAAAGACCACTGGAACTGGAAGGATGAGGTACTTGCGTCACGTGCCTCGCAGATTCAAGAGCGGCTTCAGAGAGG GTACCGAGGCTGCACCCAGGAAGAGGGGAGCTGCTGCCAATGCCTAA
- the LOC137817332 gene encoding 3-ketoacyl-CoA synthase 12-like, with amino-acid sequence MEFLILLYGATTLYLCFLIWKLFDQRRDQECYILEYQLYKPKDESKLGTECCGRIIERNKHLGLNEYKFLLKAIVNSGIGEETYAPSNVIEGREATPTLNDGVTEMEEFFNDSIAKLLARSGISPSQIDVLVVNVSMFSIAPSLTSRIINHYKMREDVKAYNLTGMGCSASLISLDIIRSVFKSQKNKFALLVTSESLSPNWYNGNDRSMILANCLFRSGGCVILLTNKRSLKNRAMLRLKCLVRTHHGAREDAYSCCSQKEDEEGRLGFYLAKNLPKAATRAFVDNLRVLSPKVLPTRELLRFMVVFLIKKLRQPSSSLKSSSVGSNKSNKSPLNFKTGIEHFCLHTGGKAVIDGIGMSLDLCEYDLEPARMTLHRFGNTSASSLWYVLGYMEAKKRLMKGDRVLMISFGAGFKCNSCLWEVMKDLRDRPNVWNECIDDYPPDSLANPFMEKFGWINDVQEASNFKFPASFK; translated from the coding sequence atgGAGTTCCTCATATTACTTTATGGTGCAACAACACTGTACTTGTGTTTCCTGAtctggaaattgtttgatcagAGAAGGGACCAAGAGTGTTACATATTGGAGTACCAACTGTACAAGCCAAAGGATGAAAGTAAGCTTGGAACTGAATGTTGTGGCAGGATCATAGAGAGGAACAAGCATTTGGGTCTGAATGAGTACAAGTTCCTCCTCAAAGCCATTGTGAACTCTGGCATTGGTGAGGAAACTTATGCCCCAAGCAACGTCATCGAGGGTCGTGAGGCAACTCCAACACTGAACGATGGTGTCACAGAAATGGAGGAGTTTTTTAATGACAGCATTGCCAAGCTCCTTGCAAGGTCAGGCATTTCCCCCTCACAGATCGATGTGCTTGTGGTGAATGTCTCTATGTTCTCCATTGCTCCTTCCTTGACTTCAAGAATCATAAACCACTACAAAATGAGGGAGGACGTAAAGGCTTACAACCTCACTGGGATGGGTTGCAGTGCTAGCCTCATTTCATTGGACATCATTAGGAGCGTTTTCAAGTCACAAAAGAACAAGTTTGCTCTTTTGGTGACTTCTGAGTCTCTCAGTCCAAACTGGTATAATGGCAACGACAGATCAATGATTCTCGCCAACTGTTTGTTCCGGAGTGGTGGGTGTGTCATACTTTTGACAAACAAAAGATCCTTGAAGAACAGGGCCATGTTGAGGCTCAAGTGTTTGGTGAGGACTCATCATGGGGCAAGAGAAGATGCCTATAGTTGCTGCAGTCAGAAGGAAGATGAGGAAGGGAGGCTTGGGTTTTACCTTGCCAAAAACCTTCCCAAGGCAGCTACAAGAGCCTTTGTTGATAATTTAAGGGTGTTGTCACCCAAGGTTTTGCCAACCAGGGAGTTGCTAAGGTTTATGGTTGTGTTCCTCATCAAAAAACTGAGACAACCTAGTTCCTCCCTTAAGTCTTCAAGTGTTGGATCTAATAAATCCAACAAATCTCCTTTGAACTTCAAGACTGGGATTGAACATTTTTGCCTCCACACAGGAGGAAAAGCTGTGATTGATGGCATTGGAATGAGCTTAGATCTGTGTGAATATGACCTTGAGCCAGCAAGAATGACACTCCACAGGTTTGGGAACACTTCTGCTAGTAGCCTGTGGTACGTGCTGGGTTACATGGAGGCCAAAAAGAGGCTCATGAAGGGTGACAGAGTACTGATGATAAGCTTTGGTGCTGGCTTTAAATGCAACAGTTGTTTGTGGGAGGTAATGAAGGATCTGAGGGATCGTCCTAATGTGTGGAACGAATGCATTGATGACTACCCACCAGACTCCTTGGCCAACCCTTTCATGGAGAAGTTTGGTTGGATCAATGATGTTCAAGAAGCAAGCAACTTCAAATTTCCAGCTTCTTTCAAGTAA
- the LOC137817338 gene encoding large ribosomal subunit protein eL37x-like, with product MGKGTGSFGKRRNKTHTLCVRCGRRSFHLQKSRCSACAFPAARTRKYNWSVKAIRRKTTGTGRMRYLRHVPRRFKSGFREGTEAAPRKRGAATNA from the exons ATG GGAAAGGGAACAGGGAGTTTCGGTAAGAGGAGAAACAAGACCCACACCCTCTGCGTGAGATGTGGCCGTCGCAGCTTCCACCTCCAGAAGAGTCGGTGTTCGGCGTGTGCTTTCCCAGCAGCGCGCACAAGAAAAT ATAACTGGAGCGTGAAGGCCATTAGGCGAAAGACCACTGGAACTGGAAGGATGAGGTACCTGCGTCACGTGCCTCGCAGATTCAAGAGCGGCTTCAGAGAGG GTACCGAGGCTGCACCCAGAAAGAGGGGAGCGGCTACCAATGCCTAA